In Leptolyngbya iicbica LK, the genomic stretch CCTTCACCCACGGTATCGGTTGCCCGCGATCGCCTCCCGCTCAGGTGGTCTAACGGTTGGCCTTGTAGCACCGTCAGAGCAACATAGACCAGACCGTAGGGCAAATATTGATCAGACTGTATCCCATCCATCAGATCTCAGTCGTGCCCCTGTCATACTCTTCAAATCAATCAACCTTTGTTAACTGAACCGGTCGAGGGGCGTGGCCTGGTGACTGGCACGTCGTGTAACTGCCCCCTTCCCTGTTCGCACCGGCCCATGTGGCCTTGGCTTGCTGTTGGAAATGAGATCCGTGCATGTTTACGCTCAAAGATGTCTTTTTTGCCTTTGTGGTCATCGCCATGCTGATTTTGGGCGGGCGTTTTATCAAACAGCGATTCCGCTGGATTCAGATGTTGTATCTACCGGAATCCATTGTAGCCGGGGCACTCGCGCTCATCTTGGGGCCACAAATTTTGGGGGCGATCGCCACCGCTCTCTTGGGTGAAGGTACGCTGCTCTCGGGTGGCCTCTTTTCTGAACCCATTCGCACTGTCTGGTCCCAGTCGCCCAGCGTCTTCATCAACATTGTGTTTGCGGCCCTCTTTTTGGGCGAAACCATTCCTAACCCCCGCAGTATTTGGCAAAAAGCCGCGCCGCAGGTGGTGTTTGGTCAGTCCCTGGCCTGGGGACAGTATGTGACGGGCATTCTCGCCACCGCACTCATCTTGATTCCTTTCTTTGGGGCGGATCCCATGGCGGCGGCCCTGATTGAGATTGGCTTTGAAGGCGGGCATGGCACCGCTGGCGGCATGGCCGAAACGTTTGTGGAGTTGGGTTATCCCGAGGGGGCCGACCTGGCACTGGGGCTAGCGACAGTGGGGATTGTTTCGGGCATCATCGCCGGGACAGCTTTGGCGGACTGGGGTCGCCGGAAGGGCCATGTTCAACACGGGGCACAGGTGATCTCTGAAGAGGCTGAGATTCCTGATTTGACGCACGCTGAAACGCCAGAACTGCGAGCTCGCCGCGCGGCTCTGATGGAGGGGTTACTCATTGATCCGCTGTCCATTAACTTTGGCTTTGTGGGCATTGCGATCGCGATCGGCTGGCTCATTCTCAATGGCCTGGTACTGCTAGAGTCCGTCACCTGGGGCACCACGGGCTTCGAAATTATGAGCTACGTCCCTCTGTTTCCCATGGCTTTGATTGGCGGCATCGTTGTGCAAATTGCCCTCGAGCGCCTCGGCCTAGAGCCGCTCGTCATTCGACCGTTGATGCAAAATATTGCGGGTCTCGCGTTAGATGTGGTGGTGGTGACCGCACTGGCCT encodes the following:
- a CDS encoding sodium/glutamate symporter → MFTLKDVFFAFVVIAMLILGGRFIKQRFRWIQMLYLPESIVAGALALILGPQILGAIATALLGEGTLLSGGLFSEPIRTVWSQSPSVFINIVFAALFLGETIPNPRSIWQKAAPQVVFGQSLAWGQYVTGILATALILIPFFGADPMAAALIEIGFEGGHGTAGGMAETFVELGYPEGADLALGLATVGIVSGIIAGTALADWGRRKGHVQHGAQVISEEAEIPDLTHAETPELRARRAALMEGLLIDPLSINFGFVGIAIAIGWLILNGLVLLESVTWGTTGFEIMSYVPLFPMALIGGIVVQIALERLGLEPLVIRPLMQNIAGLALDVVVVTALASISLRVIGSNLGVFLTLSIVGIAWNVLFFLYFAPRIFPHYWFEKGIGDLGQSMGVTATGILLLRMVDPENRSGAFESFAYKQLFFEPIVGGGLFTAAAPALIARFGLGTTLAITGGLLLFWLAMGFLLMRQNSRRATVSGRI